Sequence from the Penaeus vannamei isolate JL-2024 chromosome 16, ASM4276789v1, whole genome shotgun sequence genome:
atgtatatatatgtatatatatgtatatatatatgtatatatatatgtatatatatatatatatatatatatatatatatacatacatatatatatatatatattttttttttgtgtgtgtgtgtaggtatatatatgtatgtatatgtacatatatgcatatatatatatatatatatatatatatatatatatgtatgtatgtatgtatgtatgtatgtatgtatgtatggatatatatatatatatatatacacatatgtatatatatatacatacatatatatatatatatatatatatatatatatatatatatatatatatatatatatatttgtgtgtgtataggtatatatatgtatgtatatgtacatatatgtatatatatgtacatatatatatgtatatatatatatgtatatatatacatatatgacatatacatacatatatatatctacatacacacatatatatatatatatatatatatatatatatatatatatatatatatatatacatatgtatatatatatatatacatatatgtacatatacatacatatatatacctacacacacaacacacaaatatatatatatatatatatatatatatatatatatatatatatatatatatatatatatattaatatatagatagatagatagatagatagatagatagatggatatatatatatatataaatataaataaatatatatatatatatgtattgtatatatatatacgtctgtatatacatatgtatatatatgtatgtatatttatatgtatatatgcacacacacacacacacacaaacacatatacatcttGCATtgtaaagaaaaaacgaaggttGTGATAGACatttttattttacaaaaaaTTCGAAGGGGTCTGCCTTCACTGTCACACATATATTGGATTTATGTAAAAAATAGTTTTTAAAAAGTGTTAACAACAGATAACGAGACTATTAGTTAACCTTATACTATTATCTTATGAGCTAATGTTTGATTCCATCTATTTACACCAAATCAGGAGTCTTGACACTTCAGCGGCGGAAGCAAGCACCTGTCTGTACGgggagccgccgcataaaaggacgcGTTTCgttagacggagagagacggcCGACAGACACAGGTCTCGCTCTCCACCACCACGGCCTCGACCCCGGAGAcatgggggtcgcagggggctcTCACATCTACCTTCTATAAGCCCAGAagtcaagacccctttcattaccCGTTGTAAAACTAATGTgtcattgatgtatatatatgtgtgtgtgcgtgtgtatctattcatctatttatatttatttgtctatttttatatacatatatatacatatatgtgtgtgtgtgtgtgcatatatatacatacatacatatatatatatatataaatatatatatatatatatatatatatatgtatatgtatgtatatatacatatatatatgtatatatatatcatataatatatatatatatatatatatatatatatatatatatatataatttttgtactTAACCACATACAATGcgtgaatattcatacatacgcataaacacaagtaaacacgaacatacatacatatacacaaaaagcGTATTAGCATAACAAAACGCCATCAGTCGTATATACAAATCGAACACTGCGGTACACTCTGAAGTACTTTCTTTTgactgttcttgttcttcccgtTCTACGCCGCCGGAAAGCCGAGTCCCTCCCACCTTATACCTTGGATCCGTCCACTCCGAAGTTTACGGACGTTGTCTGGTTCAGACTGCTGTTGTAAAAGGCCaactgaaaatacaaaaaagaaaagataagaaatgaaagaaggaaaatgcgaTTTTCAAAAAGGTCAGTAAAGCGAAAAGTCGAGATTGAAGTGAATCCACGAGACTTACCGTCGAGCCGTATGAACGAACCACGAAGAACCCGAGGAGGTAGAACCAGATTTCGAAGAGGAAGAGCCCAATTAAAAATCCATTTCCAGTGGACGCTAATGCGAAGAAGATGGTCGTTATATCGCGAGCTATTGGGAGAACCAGTAAGCACAACCACGAGAGAACCAAAACACGGCGTtcctaagagagaaagagaaaaataagtaaaacaaggGAAAGGTATATTGGATCGTTATACTTCCCGCCAAAGAACACTTACTTAGAACTGATAGTAgtgaaaattattaataatatttcgaAGACAATGCAGGTTTCTGTTTCTCTACATGACGAAGCGGATGAAACAATAACGGTCAGAAAAAACAGGTGCCCAACTAATTCCTACCTTACAGACTcctatgataaggatgatactacAAGGCATTGCAAGCAGACTTAGAGTTAACGCTGCAATGACGAGATCGGTCCTATCTGCAGGAAAGATAAAATGGCGCGTTATCAGGACAATAAATGTTGCTGTTATGACATGCGTTAACACACATCTCGACTTGACTTATTTTTTGGCTCTGAGGACAGATGCCTTCGAGGTCACGCCTCCTAACTGCTGCGGGTGACCAATTAGGGCGGCGTGCTGACCTAGCCACACCCCCTTCGCTCATGACTTCTTACTCTGACCCATGCAAACACCACCGCAAGTCACGGTCCTGCTCGGacgctgctcccccccccccccccgggctacCACTCCAGGCTACCCATTGCCCGTGCCTATGTCTGCCTAGCACGACGCaggacatatctctctctctctctctctctctctctctctctctctctcactctctctctctctctctctctctctctctatctatctatctatctatctatctctctaccactaacgctctctctctctctctctcttaatttttatttCAGGTATAACATGAAAGCACATATAAAGAAATTTGCCAAAGTTTTAACATATTGCACATAAAGCTATCTGaggctagcacacacacacacactctctctctctttctcgcaagcactatctttctgtttatctgtctctgcctgcccgtctaagtttctcttcctctcaagcactacccctctctctgtctcttcttatctctctttctctctaccactaCCCCCATGTCTCTCTCGAGcaatacctctccctctttctagcagtaccccccccccctctctctctagcaccacttctctctctcagacccctctctacctgtctacctgtcgatctctctgtctgtccgtctgtctttttttctctctctcaagcactgtctatctctatctctctgtctgtcggtttgtctttctgtctttctctctctctctctctaacacttatatctctttctctttctccccctctcttcatccctctccctccctatgacTCGAAGAGGTGGAATCATCgtgacagaaacaaaaaagaaatcacaAGTGTTGACAACAAACCgttctaatctaatctaatctaggTCATAGTGTATCAGTCTGGGAACAAGAAATGAACTCGGCAGAAGGTAGAAAAAGTTAAAAGTAATAAATACAATGTAAAAAATCCGCTGGAACACAGTCATGATGCGGACATCTTTCCAACAATAGGAAACAATTCAAAGATGGCATCATGGGCGTGAAAGGATGAGCCCCATATCGAAATAAAAGGACGCTCAGTGACGGAGATCGTGGACTAGATTTCGGAGTAGCGTCCAGTAGTCATGTTCATTTTAGTGGTTCATGCCAGTAAGCCCGTTTGAAGTGATTTATTGTACCATCACGATAGGCCAGTGGACAGGAACTAGAAATGGGAAGCAGTAACATGGGAGAGAGATTCTGGAACATAGGGttaggaagaaagtgaagatttttatgagtatataatgaaataacttgATTATCAAATTTAACTAATGTGGCAATACTGTGTTCGATGTATCTTTATTTACAattaatggaaatagataggttaCTTTGTAAGTGTAATCAAGTGAGTAAGTGTTTTCTAAGATTAATAACTCAGCGAAGTGTGTGGGCTGTGACATGTCCTGTTAATGTCCGACTGAGCgtaggattattatttttctctttctatcaggtatttgcttttgtttgttaagTATTTGCTTGATGTTTGATTACTGTATTCACGTAGAAATACAACTCAGTTTGTGTAtgttatacttaaatatatgtctattattGTAGAACAATATTAAATTCACTGATTATGCTTATTATGTTTTAACAATTTGCTTCTCAtgtgatcattataattttgcgTAATATCTAATTTATCAACGTTACTTGTGAGATATTGAATAATTAATTCCTTTTATGATGATCGTTATTTTGTTTCATAATATTTGGCTCATTAAGATATAATATAGTtttgaatgttgttgattttgtttttaacgAGTGTTATGACTGATAATTAAGTATATGTCAGCGAGTCGTAACAGTCGAGTTGTATGAAAAATGTCGAGCCCAAGTAATGTCTCGTCTGTCTTTTGCTCCATATAATCTTTAATATTTAATTCTATCATATTgtattgataattattactatataacacacacacatacgctcgcgcacctcatacagacacagacacacacacacacacacacacacacacacacacacacacacacacacacacacacacacacacatatatatatatatatatatatatatatatatatatatatatatatatatatatatatttatatatatgcatatataatgtgtatacatatgtacatatatttacaattatatatatatatatatatatatatatatatatatatatatatatatatatatatatgtgtgtgtgtgtgtgtgtgtgtgtgtgtgtatgtgtgtgtgtgtgtgtgtgtgtgtgtacacacatatatatatatatatatatatatatatatatatatatatatgaatatatgaatatgcatatatatatatatatatatatatatatatatatatatatatatatatatatatatatatatatatatgcatatacgtatatgcagacacacacagatacacacacacacacacgcacacacacacacacacacacacacacacacacacacacacacacaaacacacatatatatatatatatgtgtgtatacatatgtgcatatatttacaattatatatataacaatatatatatatatatatgtgtgtgtatatatatgtgtgtatacatacatacatacatacatacacacacacacacacacacacacacacacacatatatatatatatatatatatatatatatatatatatatatatatatgaatatgtatatatatatatacatatatatatatatatatatatatgaatatgtatatatatatatacatatacttatatacagatacacacacacacacacacacacacacacacacgcaaacgcgcacgcacacacacacacgcaaacgcgcacgcacacacacactcacacatatatatgtatatgcatgtatgtatatataaatgcacatatatatatatatatatatatatatatatatatatatatatacatatatatacacacacacacacatacacacacacgcacgcgcacacacacacacacacacacacacacacacacacacacacacacacacacacacacacatatatatatatatatatatatatatatatatatatatatatatatatatatatatataagtgtgtgagagtgtaataGGAAAAAGCAGCAATTTCTCGAATCATTCCCTCGGATGTTTTCGCAATTCTAAGATCAGACGTTCTGAGTCATTTCCTGTGAAAGGGGAACGTGGCAGCGGGTAAATATTTCTCTTTGTGCTCAGAGTtactttatttacctattttattctattgttatcattatcattatca
This genomic interval carries:
- the LOC113825950 gene encoding uncharacterized protein, producing the protein MCVMIFYRTNCVDCTPRSLSLGIGLIGSIIAVVFLAMTSFMLHASITEGYDQNYLPLRDRTDLVIAALTLSLLAMPCSIILIIGVCKERRVLVLSWLCLLVLPIARDITTIFFALASTGNGFLIGLFLFEIWFYLLGFFVVRSYGSTLAFYNSSLNQTTSVNFGVDGSKV